The genomic segment GCCGTGCGGGTCGCCGTCATCGCCGTGCTGGCCGCGGCCTACAAGGTGGGCTGCGACGCCGCGCGGATCGGGCCACCCGGCAACATCATCTTCACCTTCGTCACCGCGACCGCGGCGTTCACTCCGCAGACGCCGGGGCAGTTGCCCGGACATCTCGCCCTGGCCCTGCTGACCGGCGCGTTCGCCTGGCTGGTCTGCCTGGCTCCCGCCCTGGTCCGGCCGAGCGGACCCGAGCGGCTCGCCGTCGCGCGGGCACTGCTGGCGGTGTCCCGGCAGGCCGGACTGCCCGCCGACGATCCGGCGCTCGGCCGATCGCGGCACCTCACGGCGGTGGCCGTCCAGGCCGCCTGGCAGGCCCTGCGCCAGAGTCATCGCGATCCGGCGCCGCTGGCCCGGCTGCTGATCCGCGCGGAATCCGTTGCCGCCGATCCCGATTCCGGCGCCGCCGGGCAGCTCGCCGACTGGTCCCGGCAGTTGCGGCGTGGGCGGGCGGTACCCGTCGTGGCGCCGCGGGCGGCCGAGGCCGCGGAGTTGCGCGGCGTGGCCGCCGAGCGCGCCCCCGGCCGCCGCGGATTCCCGGAGGTGATCCGCGCCTTCGATCCCCGCTCGGCGTACTTCCCGATCGGGGTCCGGGTGGCGGTCGGCTGTGCCGCCGCGGGCTGGGTCTCGATGGCGCTGAACGTGCACCGGCCCTACTGGGCGGTGGTCACCGCCGCCACGGTGTTCGTCGCCAATACCGCGCTGAGCTGGCATCGCGCCGTCCAGCGCACGGTCGGGAACCTGGCGGGCGTGGCGGCGTTCACCGTGCTCACGCCGATCACCCATCATCCGGTCACGATGATCGTCGTGGTGCTGCTGTGCCAGGTCGGCGCCGAGGCGACGATGTCGCGCAACTACTGGCTGGGCTCCACCTTCGTCACCCCGATGGCCCTGCTGATGACGGAATTCGCCGCACCGCAGCCCGCTGCCGAGCTGGTCCTCGGCCGCTGGCTCGACACCTGCGTGGGCGCGGCGCTCGGGCTGCTGGCCTGTTTCGCGATCCCCAATCGCCGGGCCGGCCGGCACGCCGACGCCGCATTGGACCGGGTGGAGGCCGCGATCATCGCCGCCGACGACCGGGACCGCCTGGCCGCCGCACTGGTCGAATTGCGCGAGTCGGCGGACACCGCGGCCGGGGAATGGTGGAGCAGCGCACTGCCGGACGCGCGTATCGTCGGCGCCGAACGCCGGGGCCACCGGCTGCTGGCCGACCTCACCACCGGAGTACCCCGATGAGCGAATCGCGCGACGTGGTCGCCGGAGCCCTGCGGCAATGGGAGATCACCTATCCCGGCGTGGACTTCGAGCCCGTCGCGGTGATCGGCCGGATCAGCCGCTGCGCCACGCTGCTGCAGGAGGTCACCGAGATGCCGCTGGGCCGGGAGGGGCTCAGCCGCACCGAATTCGAGATCCTGTGCGCGCTGCGCCGGGCGGGCGGCCCGGTGGGTGAATCCGTCCCGGCGCCCGCGGCCGGTGCGGGCCGCACCCCCGGCCAGCTGGCCCGCGAGACCTACGCCTCCCCCGCCGCCGTCACCAAGCGGGTCCGGGCGCTGGAGGAGCGCGGTCTCGTCACTCGCCGCTCGGATGCCCGCGATCGCCGAGTTGCTCATCTCACACTCACCGAGACCGGCCGCGACCTGGCCGATCGACTGATCCCGCAACAGCTCTCGTACGAGAAAGAGCTGATCACGGGCCTGCCGGCGGCCGAGCGCGCCGATCTCGCGCGCATTCTCGGCGAATTCCTGCTGGTGCTGGAGGGCCGGTTGGGCGGACGCTGAGGGTGCGCCGGCACCGGCGTCCGATTCGGAGGGAGCCTCCGTTTCTGGTACGTTACTCGAACGAAGTGTTTTCGTGGGGAGGAACGTTCGATGGCCCTCGTCAAGTCTCGCCCGCACTACAACGTCGTCTTCGCGGTGCTGCTGGCGGGCGTCAGCGCGTATGCCCTGTTGCAGTCGATGGTGGTGCCGGTCTTCTCGCTGCTGATCCCGGCCCTGCACACCACGCAGGCCACCGCGACCTGGCTGATGACCGGATATCTGCTCTCCGCCTCGGTCGCGACGCCGATCCTCGGCCGGATCGGCGACAAGGTCGGCAAGGAGCGGATGCTCGTCTTCACGCTGCTCGCGCTGACCGTCGGCTCGCTGATCGCCGCGCTGACCGAATCGGTGAGCGTGATGATCGTCGCGCGGGTCATCCAGGGCCTCGGCGGCGGCGTGATCCCGCTGGCGTTCGGCATCATCCGGGACGAATTCCCCGCCCGTAAGTTGCACGGCGCGGTGGGCATCGCCTCCTCACTGCTCGCGGTCGGCTCCGGCGTCGGCCTGGTGCTGGCCGGGCCGATCATCGACCACCTGAACTACCACTGGCTGTTCTGGATTCCGATGATCATGACGGCGCTCGCCACGGTGGCCGCGGTGTTGTTCGTCCCCGAATCGCCGGTACGCAGTCCCGGCCGGATCAACTGGTTCGCGGCGCTGCTGCTGTCGGCGTGGCTGGTGGCGCTGCTGCTGGCGGTCAGCGAGGGCCCGAAATGGGGCTGGGTCTCGCGCACCACCCTCGGCCTGTTCGCGCTGGCGGTGGTCACCGCGGTCGGCTGGGTCGTCGTCGAACTGCGCTCGACCACCCCGCTGATCGATATGCGGACGATGCGGATCCCGGCGGTGTGGACGACCAACGTGGTCGCCGTGCTCACCGGCGTCGGCATGTACGCGATGATGACCTTCCTGCCGCAGCTGTTGCAGACCCCGAGATCGGTCGCCGGCTACGGCCTCAGCGCCAGCATCACGAAATCCGGCGTGTACATGCTGCCGTTGTCCGTGGCCATGTTCGTGATCGGCCTCGGTCTCGGCCCGCTGTCGGCGCGACTCGGCCCGAAGGTGATCGTGCTGGTGGGCAGCATCATCACCGTCCCGGCCTTCGCGCTGCTGGCCGTCGGCCACGATCACGACTGGCAGATCTATCTGGCCACGGCCCTGCTCGGCGTGGGCATCGGCCTGTCGTTCTCCTCGATGCCGGCCATCATCGTCGCCGCCGTGCCACCCGCCCAGACCGGCGCGGCCACCGGCATGAACGCCAACGTCCGTACCGTCGGCGGCGCGATCGGCAGCGCCATCTCGTCGGTCATCCTGACCTCCGGCGCGCACACCGCCCACGGCCTGCCCGCCGACTCCGGCTACGCCAACGTGTTCTGGTTCCTGGGCGGCGTGGCCCTGCTGGCCTCGTTCGCCGCGATCGCGATCCCGGCGGTCCCGGCGATGGAACCGCAGTCCGAGCTCGTCGACACGGTGGCGCCGGAACCGCTGCAGGGCGGCCTGCACGCCCCCGCCACACTGCACGGACCCGCACTGCACGGTCACATCCGGCACGGCAGCGACCTGCCGGTGACCGGTGTCGTGCTGACCCTGATCGACCCGCACGGACATCAGATCGCGCGCGCCGCGAGCACCCCCGACGGCGCCTACCGCATCGATGCGCCGGGCCCCGGCGACTACGTCCTGATCGCCGCCGCGCACGGCCATCAGCCGGTCGCGGTCACCGTCACCCTCGGCGACCGCCCGCAACGCGCCGACCTCACCCTCCCCGACGCGGGCGAACTGTCCGGCACGGTCCGCCGCGCGGAGACCGGCGAGCCGGTACCGAACGCGACCGTCACCCTGACGAATCCGCACGGCGAGGTCGTCGGCGCCGCGACCACCGGCGCCGACGGCGGCTTCACCTGCCGCGGCGTCCCGTCGGGCACCCACACCGTCGTCGTCACCGCCGAACACCTCCGCCCCACCGCGACCACCGTGACCGTCCCCGAGAGCGGCCTGCTCCGCCACGACACGGACCTGGAGTCACTGGCCGTCCTCGGCGGCGTGGTCCGCGCCGAGGGCCGCACGGTCCCCGACGCCCACATCACGATCCTGGACCCCACCGGCAACCACGTCGCCACCGCCCGCACCGACGACGACGGCCGCTACCAGGTCCCCCACCTCCCCGCCGGCGACTACGTCGTCGTCACCCGCGGCTACCCCACCGTGACCAGCAGCGTCCGCGTAGCCGGCGACGAGAACATCCACGATGTCCAACTCGGCTACGAGGAGGCGGCCCGGCTGCCGGTGCGGTAGCGGACGCACCGATGAATCCGCGGGCCGTGGGCGGTCCTACCTCCGACCGAGGTTGTGACCGTGACCGGTAAGGATTCTCATGAGCACGAACGCAATACCGCCTGTCGTCGATGCCGAGACCTGGCAGCGGGAACTGGACGCGCTGCGCGTCCGGGAGAAGGCGGCGACCCGCGAACTGGACGCGATCGCCGCTCAGCGCCGCCGGCTGCCGATGGTCGAGATGCCCGAATACGTGCTCGAGGGTGCGGACGGGCCGGTGCGCCTGGCGGATATCTTCGAGGGCGAATCCCAGCTGATCGTCTACAACCACATGTGGTTTCCGGATGCGGAGTGGCAGTGTCCCGGCTGCACCGGCTTCACCGCCCAGTTCACCCGGCTGGAATTCCTCGGCAACTACGATGCCCGGTTCGTCATCGTGACCCAGGGGCCGATCGACGAGGCGCTGGCCTACAAGCGGCGGGTCGGCAACCGGATGACCTGGTATTCCACCGCGAACAGCCCGTTCGGCGCCGATGTCGGTGCGCCGCTCGGCGGCGGCTTCGCCGTCAATGTGTTCCTGCGCGACGGGGATACGGTCTACCGCACCTGGCACACCGACGGCCGCGGCACCGAACAGCTCACCCACACCTTCGCCCTGATCGACCTGCTGCCGTTCGGCCGCCAGGAGGAGTGGCAGGACTCACCCGCGGGCTGGCCGCAGTCCCCCACCTACTCCCGCTGGGGCGGCTCGAAAGAGATTGCCGCGCAATACGGCGAGGCCTGAGGCTACCCGGCCGCCGGCTCCACCAGCCGATGGACGACGGCCGGCTCGGCGAGGACCACGGCGAGCACCTCGGCCAGATATCGGCTGTGCGGCAGGGTGAGGTGCCGGTCCAGGGCCGGTGATCCCGTCCATCGTCCGATCACGACCAGATGCGCCGGATCGTTCGGATCGACGAAGGGTTGATAAGCGAGACAACCGGATTCGGCCAGCACCGGCTCGATCATGGCCTCGAGGGCGGTGCGCAGCCGGTCCTCCTGACCGCACGCGGCCCGGAATTCGGTGACGGCGTACACCGGTCAGGGCCGCGCCGGACCGGCGCCGGCCCCGGTGGCGACGATCGCCGCCGCGATATCGGCGAGATCGCCCTCGTCCAGGCGAAGTTCACCGGCCCCCGCCCATCCGTCGATCTGTTCCGGCGTACGCGCCCCCACGATCGCGCCGGTGACCCCCGGCCAGGCGACCGTCCAGGCCAGCGCGACCTCCGCCACCGAGACCTCGTGCCGCCGAGCGATCGGCCGAAACGCCTCCACCAGTGCCAGATTCGCGGCCAGTCCGGTGGTGAAATCCGGATGCCCGGACCGCCAATCGTCGGCACCCAGCACCCGATCCGCCGCGAACGCGCCGGTGAGCAATCCCGACTGCAACGACGAGTACACGATCACCCCGGTGGAATGCTTCGCAGCCCAGGCTATCTCGTCCGCCGCGGTGCGGTTGACGGCCGAGAACGGCGGCTGGATCACATCCACGTGCGCCACCGCCTCGGCCCGGTCCAGCTGTCCCACATCATGATTCGACAGCCCGATGGCGCGGACCACCCCCTGCTCGCGCAGATCCGCCATGACCTGCCAGTACTCCTCCAGCGGCGTCGAGCCGGTCCCCGGCGCCTCGCTGCCGAACGCCGCGCCGGTATCCGGCCAGTGCACCTGATACAGGTCGATGTGATCGATCCGCAACCGCCGCAACGACTGTTCCAGATCCCGCCGGATCGCCTCGGGCCGCATGATCCGTCGCGGCGGCCCCAGAAGATCGTCACCGTCCTCCCACACCAGCCCCGTCTTGGTGAACACGAACGGCCGCTCCGATTCCGGTATCCCGGAAAGTGCCCGCCCGACCAGTGATTCGGCATGCCCCACCCCGTACGCAGGCGCGGTGTCGATCCAGTTCAGCCCCCGATCGACCGCATGCCGGATCGCCGCGATCGACGCCTCGTCCTCGGTCGCTCCCCAGGAGTACTGCCACCCGGACCCGGCGATCACCCACGTCCCGAAACCCAGTGCGCTGATGTCCATCCCGGTATCACCCAGCGAATACGTCACGCCCACAACCATTCTCCTGCCAGTGCTCGAACGTTCCGTATCCACCGTCGCCGAACACCGCGCGCCGTGGCAGTGCCGCCCGAGCCTGGGCACGCCGTGACCAGTCGGCGCGGCCACCGAATCCGCGATACTGGGGATATGACCTTGGACCGGCGAGCCGAATTGGGCGAATTCCTGCGCTCCCGGCGGGCCCGCCTCCGTCCCGACGAGGTCGGCCTGATCGAACACGGCACCCGCCGCCGGGTCCCCGGCCTGCGCCGCGAGGAACTCGCCCTGCTGGCAGGCGTCAGCGTGGACCACTACATCCGCCTGGAACAGGGTCGCACCCTGCACTTCTCGGAATCCGTCCTCGACGCGGTATCGCGGGCCCTGCGCCTGTCCGACGTGGAACGCGACCATCTCTACCGCCTGGCCCGCCCCCGCGCCGACAACGAACCCGCCGAACAACGGGTCCGTCCCGGCCTCCGCCTCCTGGTCGACTCCGCGGAGGTGCCGACCGTCGTACTGGGCCGCGGCACCCAGGTCCTGGCGTGGAACCCGTTGGCCGCGGCCCTGTTCACCGATTTCGGCGCCCTCCCCGCGGAACACCGCAACCTGGCCCGCCTGATCTTCCTGGACGAGGGCATGCGAGCCCTCTACGAGGACTGGCCGGCCAAACTGGCCGACGTGACCGGTTATCTCCGCCTGGAGGCCACCCGCCACCCGAACGACCGGGACATCACCACCCTGATCGCCGAATTGCACACGGCCAGCGAGGAATTCCGCGCGCGGTGGCAGCAGCACGGCCTGAAGGAGAAAACCCACGGCCGCTACGCCTACCTCCACCCCCTGGTGGGCCGGATCGAACTGAACTTCGAAACCCTGCGCCTCCCCGGCGATCCCGACCAGGCCGTGATCGCCCACACGGTCGACCCCGGCTCACCCAGCGCCACAGCCCTGCAACTGCTGGCGAACCTGGCCGCGAAGTCCACCGCGCGAGCCTGAACTCGTTCCCGCCCCGCGGCTTTCACGGATCAGACGCGACGGCGACGACGGAACCCGCCCCGGGACCGCCACTGACTGCGAGTGGGAATCCGGGCACTCAATCCCGCCAAGTGCAGGGATATACCGATGAACCCGGCGATGACGAACCCCTCGATGGTGGTACCCGACGAGCCCCCACCGATATTGAGCAGCAGCGCGATGACGAACAGAACAGAAGCGATGATGGCGAACATATCCGGGTCATACCCAGGATCCCCGGTTTGCACCCGGCACTTTTCCGCCCGCCGTCGCTCGGCCACTCGATCGCGGATCGCGCACCGCGACACCGGAACCGGCACGGAGCTTCCGCGTGCCCAGCGAAAAGGCTAGCGCTGGACAGGTTTCGGCGCCGGGCGGGCCGACCTGCGCGACAATCGGACCACCAGACCCCCCGCGATTAGCCCGACGCACCACCCCGCCAGGACATCACTGGGCCAATGCGCACCGAGATAGACCATCGCGATCCCGACCCAGACGGCGGCGAGTACGAGCAGCCATCCCACCCAGCGCCGATTGATCGGCCAGGGCACCACCGCGTACAGCGCGACCGCCCCGGCCGCCGTCATCGCCGCCACCGTGGACGGCATCGCGGAGGAGTGCACGAACACCAGCGACACCTCCCGCGGCGGTCTCGGCCGGCCGATCAGATGCTTGAGCACCCTCGCCACCACCTCTGCCAGCACCACCGAACCGACCACGGTCAGCACCCCGCGCCGCCACCGGCGCACCACCACCGCGACCACCAGCAACACCAGCACCGCGAGCACCAGCGTGCGGTCGTTGGTCCCGACGTTCATCGCCCATCGCGCCACCGTGGTTGCCACCGGGTTCCGGTGCCGGGCCAGCAGTCGCATGATCTCCAGATCCACACCCACTCGACACATTGTGCCCAGCACGTACGAACACACTGTTCGCCGGGCCGATGCTCACCGGTGCAGTGTGCTGAAAAACTGCCAGATCACCGCCGAGGCGCCGAACTGCCGGGTGACCTTGCCGACGATCGCCTGCGGAAGATACTGCGTCCCATCGGGCCAGGTGTGCCCGCCGCCGGCCACCGAGTAGAGCTGGACCTGGCTTCCGTCCCGGCAGCCGCCGGTCACGGACACCGTGACGGTCGTACCGTCGTGCGCGGTGTCCGGCAGCGTATCGACCGCGGCAGGCGCGGTGCACCCGTCCACGGACAACCATTGCCGCTGGGTGTCCGCCACCGACGAGACCGGCACCGCTCCCGGACCACCGTGCCCGTTACTGGTGATCCGCACCGGGCCACCGGCATAGGGCACGATCGGATCGTCGGTGCCGTGGATCTCGAGCACCGAAACCGGCTGTGGCGGTTGGCATGTGGCCGCGGCCGGCTGCGAGAGCTCCCCCGCGACCGGCGCGATCGCGGTGATCCGGCCCCCGAGCCGGCAACCCAGATCCTCGGTGAAGATCGCGCCGTTGGACATCCCGGTGGCGAAGATCCGCGCCGGATCGGCGTGATTGTCGGCCACCAGACGATCGATGATCGCCGACACGAATCCGACATCATCGACCCCGGCGGCCCCCGCCTTGGTGTCCGCGCCGCGACTGTCGCTCCACGACCGCTCGTACCCCGCCGGATACACCGCGATGAATCCGGCGTCGTCGGAAAGCCGATCGAACCCGGTCTCGCGCTCCATCTGCGGCGCGGTCCCCCCGCCACCGTGGAACGCGAGCACCACCGGCAGCGGACCGTCGGCCGGATGAGCGGGCGGATGGACAATGTATTCACGCTGGCGACCGCCGAAGTCGAAGGTCACCGTCGTCCCCGCGGCCGCGTGCACGCGACCGGCGCATCCGGCGACGGACCCCACCGCCACACCCACCGCAACCGCCAGGATCGCCGCCGCCCCACGCCGTCCCATCATCCGGTACTCCTACCGTCCTCGGTGCCCGGCACCGTCGAAATTTCGGACACGCCACCCGAAATCGGCACTGTATCCGCTCGGCGCGACGCGGGAACCCCGGACCCGAGGTACCGGCACCGACGCTACGACCGCCCCATTACCGAATCGGCGCCGATATCGTGTGAAGACGGTGAGAAGCTCCCGGCATCCCCGCCGGAATGCCCGGTCGTATCGTCGATCCCATGAACGCTGCTTTCGCCCGAGCCATGTGGCGAGTTCTCGAACCGCTGCACGGAGTCACCTACTTCGCCCCCGAATGCATAGCGGCGTTCAAAGCAACGGGCCTGCGCGGTTACTGGATGGGCTACTTCGCCGGCCGAGCGGCCCCACTCGGCCCGGTCGGCCCCAGCGTCGTGGAGGCCGTCTTCTACAACTTCCACCCCGAGATGGTCCGCCGCGCGATCCCCGACGCCTGGACCTTCGCCACTCCCACAACCATTCTGGACACCCGCCGCACCGCGGCCGCGAACGTCCTGCGCACCCTGTCCCCCGACCTCACCGACGCCGCGCCAAAAGCACTACCCGCCCTGACCGCGGCAATAGCCGCCGCCCCCGTATCCGGCCGCACCCTCTTCGCCGCCAACCGCGACCTCCCACCCGCCGACCGACCGGAAGAAGCCCTCTGGCAAGCCGTGACCACCCTCCGCGAGCACCGCGGCGACGGCCATTTCGCCACCCTGCTCACCGAAGGCCTGGACGCCTGCGAGGCCGTCGTCCTCTTCGCCGCCGACACCGGCACACCCCCGGAGATGTGGCGCGATTTCCGCCGCTGGAGCGAAACCGACTGGACGACAGCACAATCCCGCCTGATCGACCGCGGCCTCCTGACGGAGTCGAGCAAGCCGACCGAAGCAGGCCGCGCACTACGAACCCACATCGAATCCCGCACCGACACCCTCGCCGCAACGGCGTACCACGGCATCCCGGGCATCGAGACAGCACTCGAAGTCCTACTCCCCGCCGCCCGCGCCGTCGAAACCGCCGGCCTGGCCAACTCCGCCGACTTCCTACGCGCCGGCAAGGTGTGATGTCGACTTGCCCATGCAGCGGACCAGCGACGCTACACCGGCAGCAGTGGCCTTGTCGTACCACAATCCGGTACCATCGGTGTGGAATCAGGATTAGGAGCCCCCCAATGACCAGCATGTCTGCCAGCGAGGCGCGCGCCAACTTGTACCCGCTCATCGAACAGGTCAACGACGACGCTGTCGCCATCCACATCACCAGCCGCAAAGGCAACGCTGTCCTGATCTCCGAAGATGAGTACAACTCGCTCCGCGAGACCTTGTACCTACTGCGTTCCCCGGCCAATGCCGCACGGCTCACCCAGGGCATCGCCCAACTCGAAGCCGGCGAGGTGGTCGAGGTGGATCTGGCACGGCTCGCGGAAGAACTCGAATGAAGATCACTTTCGCGAAGGTCGCGTTCGAAGATCTCGGTCATTGGATCACTACAGATCGGAAAATGGCACTCCGAGTTCTTCGCCTGATCAACGACATCGAACGCGATCCGTTCAACGGCGTGGGCAAGCCCGAACCATTGAAGGGGGACAAGTCCGGGTACTGGTCCCGCCGAATCAACGACGAGCACCGTCTGGTCTATGCCGTCTCCGAAGGCAACATCCTCATCGCGCAGGCTCGCTACCACTACTGACCCGCAGGCCCGAGGCCGCACCAGCGTCTTACATTGGTCGTACACTTGTCATATGGCCGCCACGATCACCTTCCGCCCCACCCCCGACGACGAGCGCATCATCGACCGCGCCCGACACGACGACGAGAACACCACCGACGTAATCCGACGAGCCTTGCGCCTCCTCGACCGCCAGGAATGGCTACAGCAGGCGCAATCCGACGCCGAACGACTGCGCGACGAGGATCTCAACGACGAGCCGGAGGCTTGGTGATGCTCATTCGCGGCGCGGCATACAAGGTCGACCTGGGCGAGGCAAAGCGTGGGCACGAGCAGCGCGGCCGGCGCCTCGGCGTATTGGTCAGCCCCTCGGATTGGCTCGGGTCGACAGTGACGATCGTCCCGGCATCCACGTCAGCGGACGGTTCGGTGTTCCGGCCACTCGTCGAGATCGACGGCCGCGAGACCCGGCTGCTCGTCGACCAGATCCGCACCATCGACACCGACTACCTGAAGGATCAGGTAGGCAACCTGTCCCGCGACGCCATGGCCGAACTCGACGATGCGCTCGGCAGGTATCTCGGAATCCACTGAACGACAACCTGTTCCGATCCATAGAGGGGAAATGGACCGATGAGCCACGCACACTGGACGATCCTCCGGGAACGTAAACTCGCAGAGGGTTACACCGAATCCGACGATGCCGCCGAAGCCCGCCGCGAAATCAAGCTCTCCATCGCACTGGCCAAAGCTGTCTACGACCGCCGAACCGAGCTCGGATTCACCCCGGCAGACCTCGCGGAACGTGCCGGCTTGACTCAGGCCGACATCTCGCGAATCGAAGGCTCCGACACCGTCCCGACTCTCCCGCTTCTCGCCAAACTCGCCGACGCCCTCGACGCCACCCTCAACATCGCCCTCGACGCCGACGACACCCGAGTGAAGTTCACCAGCCACCACACCGACGCAGCCTGAATCCGCCGCAGCCGTGGCATACGCGCCGTCAAGTCAGGTGCTGGACCGAGACTCCACCCAGCGCTGCGCAAAATATACATTATTCTGCCTCGCTGGCTGTGGCGCTGACGTGCGCAGCGAGCACTCCCGCTGCGGCTACTGCCCGGTGACAGCCCGATGGTTCACCCCTCCGCACAACTCCGCAGACACAACCACCACGGCCGATCTCCTCGACACGATCGATCCAGCCCGCGTAGCACTGGTCCTGGAGCATCTGGTGGAGCAGTTTGAATGGCATCGTGTTGCGGCCTCGGAGCGCCAGAGGCTCATTGCAGAAGGTCCAGAAACGGCGAAGGCCCGGTCCATGTGGACCGGGCCTTCTCAGTGGACATGGCGGGAACTTACTCGAACCGGACCGACATCTTGCAGCATCTCTCTGAGGTGCAGGAACGCATCGAGAAAAGCGGACCGCGCCAGTCGCGGCCGTCACGGGCACGGACATCAGGCGGCCAGAAGAAGCAGTTGGGGCAGCACGAACGCACAGAGATCATCGCCAAGTACGAGGCTGGCGCTTCGATGGTGCAGCTGAAGGTGGAGCATCGCATGGCGAAACGGACGGTTGCGAAGGTGCTGCGTGAAGCCGGGGTGACGATCAGGCCAAAAGGTGGACGAGCGCGAGCGTAGACTCTTCCTTCAACGCGCCAATCGACAAGCGGGTTTCTCGACACTGATCGACAAAACAATTGTTCTATATATAATTAGGCTTCGGGAGGAACCAAAATATGGCATGGGCGAAGTCATACTTGCCGGATAAAACTGAGTTCGACATGCAAAGTGGTGATTTCTCTAAATTAGAGATACGCGACAGCGGACATCCGTCGGGGCTTCATTACTTCTTCGATACCAAGGCCAACCATCTCGTCACCGACTTTGTACTTGAGAAACGACCGCAGGTAAGCACGCTTTGTCAAATAACGCTGATCAAAAAGGGCGACGAATATTCGCCGCGCCTGCGACTCTGGAAGAGGGATACCTCCAAGAGAGGAAAGAAGGCTTTCGAACACGTCGCGTCCGCCGACGAAATTACAACCATCATCAAAGCAACCGTAGACACTGACAGCTGCTACGAGCAATTTTGGCGTCTTATTGACTTCGTTCAGGCATTCAAAGGCGTCACAATGCCTGATAACAGTTTCCGGGTGATTAACACGGATAGCGCGAAGCTTGCCGAGCAGCTTCAGGGCCAAGATCGTGAAACTGTCCTACATGCAGTGCAAGCCTTCATCGGGGATTCACCGTTGACTCAGGCAGACATTAATATCATGACCAACAGAAAAAGGCAGATTGATAGATTCGATCTCCTGTTAAACGATCCGACATATTTTGAACGTGAACGCAAAGAACTCCAGAAGCCCGATAGGAAGCTTCCCGGCATCGAAGCAGTTTGGCAGAACTTTTTTGAACAAAACTCATGGATCTTTGGATATGGGCTCTCCCTCGTGGCGTGTGAGCGGCTTGACGGCGATGCGAAACTTGAACAGATCACCGCAGGACAAAATATATTTACTGGCGCTGGGAAGCGTAGCGATGCTGTCATGCGGTCGAAGGGGTTTATCAGTAGCCTAGTATTCTGTGAGATAAAAACGCATACCACTGATTTGGT from the Nocardia sp. BMG111209 genome contains:
- a CDS encoding helix-turn-helix transcriptional regulator → MTLDRRAELGEFLRSRRARLRPDEVGLIEHGTRRRVPGLRREELALLAGVSVDHYIRLEQGRTLHFSESVLDAVSRALRLSDVERDHLYRLARPRADNEPAEQRVRPGLRLLVDSAEVPTVVLGRGTQVLAWNPLAAALFTDFGALPAEHRNLARLIFLDEGMRALYEDWPAKLADVTGYLRLEATRHPNDRDITTLIAELHTASEEFRARWQQHGLKEKTHGRYAYLHPLVGRIELNFETLRLPGDPDQAVIAHTVDPGSPSATALQLLANLAAKSTARA
- a CDS encoding phosphatase PAP2 family protein encodes the protein MGVDLEIMRLLARHRNPVATTVARWAMNVGTNDRTLVLAVLVLLVVAVVVRRWRRGVLTVVGSVVLAEVVARVLKHLIGRPRPPREVSLVFVHSSAMPSTVAAMTAAGAVALYAVVPWPINRRWVGWLLVLAAVWVGIAMVYLGAHWPSDVLAGWCVGLIAGGLVVRLSRRSARPAPKPVQR
- a CDS encoding PHB depolymerase family esterase, with the translated sequence MMGRRGAAAILAVAVGVAVGSVAGCAGRVHAAAGTTVTFDFGGRQREYIVHPPAHPADGPLPVVLAFHGGGGTAPQMERETGFDRLSDDAGFIAVYPAGYERSWSDSRGADTKAGAAGVDDVGFVSAIIDRLVADNHADPARIFATGMSNGAIFTEDLGCRLGGRITAIAPVAGELSQPAAATCQPPQPVSVLEIHGTDDPIVPYAGGPVRITSNGHGGPGAVPVSSVADTQRQWLSVDGCTAPAAVDTLPDTAHDGTTVTVSVTGGCRDGSQVQLYSVAGGGHTWPDGTQYLPQAIVGKVTRQFGASAVIWQFFSTLHR
- a CDS encoding SCO6745 family protein translates to MNAAFARAMWRVLEPLHGVTYFAPECIAAFKATGLRGYWMGYFAGRAAPLGPVGPSVVEAVFYNFHPEMVRRAIPDAWTFATPTTILDTRRTAAANVLRTLSPDLTDAAPKALPALTAAIAAAPVSGRTLFAANRDLPPADRPEEALWQAVTTLREHRGDGHFATLLTEGLDACEAVVLFAADTGTPPEMWRDFRRWSETDWTTAQSRLIDRGLLTESSKPTEAGRALRTHIESRTDTLAATAYHGIPGIETALEVLLPAARAVETAGLANSADFLRAGKV
- a CDS encoding type II toxin-antitoxin system Phd/YefM family antitoxin, whose product is MTSMSASEARANLYPLIEQVNDDAVAIHITSRKGNAVLISEDEYNSLRETLYLLRSPANAARLTQGIAQLEAGEVVEVDLARLAEELE
- a CDS encoding Txe/YoeB family addiction module toxin, producing the protein MKITFAKVAFEDLGHWITTDRKMALRVLRLINDIERDPFNGVGKPEPLKGDKSGYWSRRINDEHRLVYAVSEGNILIAQARYHY
- a CDS encoding type II toxin-antitoxin system PemK/MazF family toxin, whose protein sequence is MLIRGAAYKVDLGEAKRGHEQRGRRLGVLVSPSDWLGSTVTIVPASTSADGSVFRPLVEIDGRETRLLVDQIRTIDTDYLKDQVGNLSRDAMAELDDALGRYLGIH
- a CDS encoding helix-turn-helix domain-containing protein — its product is MSHAHWTILRERKLAEGYTESDDAAEARREIKLSIALAKAVYDRRTELGFTPADLAERAGLTQADISRIEGSDTVPTLPLLAKLADALDATLNIALDADDTRVKFTSHHTDAA
- a CDS encoding helix-turn-helix domain-containing protein, whose protein sequence is MDRAFSVDMAGTYSNRTDILQHLSEVQERIEKSGPRQSRPSRARTSGGQKKQLGQHERTEIIAKYEAGASMVQLKVEHRMAKRTVAKVLREAGVTIRPKGGRARA
- a CDS encoding Shedu immune nuclease family protein; its protein translation is MAWAKSYLPDKTEFDMQSGDFSKLEIRDSGHPSGLHYFFDTKANHLVTDFVLEKRPQVSTLCQITLIKKGDEYSPRLRLWKRDTSKRGKKAFEHVASADEITTIIKATVDTDSCYEQFWRLIDFVQAFKGVTMPDNSFRVINTDSAKLAEQLQGQDRETVLHAVQAFIGDSPLTQADINIMTNRKRQIDRFDLLLNDPTYFERERKELQKPDRKLPGIEAVWQNFFEQNSWIFGYGLSLVACERLDGDAKLEQITAGQNIFTGAGKRSDAVMRSKGFISSLVFCEIKTHTTDLVEGEAYRSGVYPASKELAGAVAQVQKTVAKALRLMNANIHQFYDDDGTPTDIQVSSIRAKQVVVIGNLTELSAAGRINPEKTSSFELFRNAIHDVEIITFDELFERARFIVEDV